Genomic segment of Bacteroidota bacterium:
GATCATCAACAACCAAATCATTTCCTTCCACCAATTCAATTCCCATCAATCTTGCCAGAGTAGTATGTTCAAAATAAGCAGAGTTATAAATACCGGGACTAAGCAACACAACTGTCGGGTTACTTGTTTGACGGTTTGCTAATGCCATTAAATTTTTTAGCAGCAGATCCGGATAATCTTTTACTGAACGAACATGATTCTTTGGTAACAGGTCAGGGAAAATGCGGTAAGTAATACTTCTATTTTCAAGCATATACGAGACACCAGATGGTGTACGTAGGTTATCTTCCAGCACATAATAAGTACCGTCATGATCACGGATAAGATCGATACCGGAAATATGGGTGTAAATATCAAATGGCACTGGAACATTTACCATTTGCCGCACAAAATTCGGACAGGAGTAGATCAGTTTGGCCGGAATGATACCATCTTTAATGATAAACTGGTGATGATAAATATCTTTAAGAAAAATGTTCAGTGCTTTCAGTCTTTGCTTGATGCCTTTATCAATATGTTCCCACTCCGCCGCTTCAATGATGCGGGGAATGATATCAAAAGGAAATATTTTTTCAATGCCTTCGCCACTGCTGTAAACGGTGAAGGTGATGCCCTGGCTCATAAATAATTTTTTTGCCAGTTCATCTTTATGTGTCATTTCTTCAGCTGATAGATCTTCGATGGCCTTTACAAAATTCTTATAGGGTGTACGGATACCCGCTGCAGCAAACATCTCATCCCAGACCTTGGGTTGTACATGATATGATTGCAGCAATGAGTTATCCTTCATATATGATGAATTTACAAAAGAGTTGACAAACGGGTTATTAAGGTTGGGGCAATCGTTGAGGCGGGGTTCAGAAACTTCTATGTTCTTTTACCCAGTTACTAATATAGGATGCAATCTCTGAAGTAGGTGTACCGGGGGCAAATAATTTTCCTACACCCATTTCATTCAATTTTTTCATATCGTCTTCGGGAATAATGCCACCACCTGTTAGTAAAACATCATCCATTCCTTTTTCTTTCATTACATCTATCACCTTCGGAAATACAGTCATATGTGCACCCGAAAGAATGCTGATACCGATAGCATCCACATCTTCCTGTAAGGCGGCATTCACTACCATTTCAGGTGTTTGGCGGAGACCGGTATAAATTACTTCCATACCGGCATCACGTAGTGCGGTTGCAATAACTTTTGCACCCCGATCATGTCCATCAAGACCGACTTTTGCTACTAAAACTCTGATAGGTCGTTTCATAAAATGATTTAAGTCCCGATAGTCATCGGGATCAAAATTAAGCATTAAGTCAACGCATAAACTTACTCTTTAATTCAGCCACACCTTTTGTAATGATGCTGTTTAAAGAATCGTTACCATTCTCATATAAAAAAATCCTCATTCCATTCTCCCTGAAAAGTGGCATATTAATGGAATCTTTTATAGTCATCTTTTCAAATTGCTGAAAAACGATATCGTCTTTATCAGGGATCTCGTGAGCAACAAGTATTAAGTTTTTTATATCATACTTGTCTGGCATCCATAAAAGAAAGGAGGCATTGTCACTGTATACTTCAGGCAACTTAGCTTCTTCTCGATAATAATTTAATGCCCCAGCCGAAAAATAGCCATCGCCATAAACCAACGTTTTCATTTTTTGATCCTGTGGCAGGCTATTATAAACAGCTCCTGCTTTTAAAGCCATTTCTTTCCATCCCATCATATCAGCAAAATCCTGTGGCAGAGGATGCATGTCCTGGTCCTCCCATTTAAAACTTCCTGTTTTACTTAAGCCGGTTTTTTTATAATAGTTTGCAAGGGTTTCAGGTTTTGCCAATGGCATGATCAATGGCATCGCAAACAGACCTAATGCCAGTGGCAGAATAACCATTGCAAACCTTGTCCATCGTAACCGGATCTCAGTAGCTTTTTCCAATTGATAGGCGCCAAAGGCAAATAAGACGGGATAAGCTCCCAAAGCATAATAGTCTTTGCCCCTTAAAACAATCAGTAGTGTAATTACAAATAAGTAAGTCCATGCGATAAAGCGAAACTGTTTTCCTTGTCCTTTAAAAATTACAAATATCAATCCTGCGATCCAGATAAAAACACAAGGCAGGTTCATCATAAACTGACTGGTAATAAAGCCTAAGGCACTATTATACTTTAACTGTTCTTCCTGCAATTCATTCATATGATTGATAACTGGGAAACGATGATTGTACTGCCACCAAATATTTGGAAGGAATATCAGCAAGCCAATCAAACAAGCAAAATAAAAATGTTTATTGAGAAATATTTTTCGTTGACGTGTAAATAAAACACCGGCAAGAATACTTAAAGTGTAAAATGCAACTGAATATTTACTCATCATACCAAGACCTACGGCAATTCCAAAAACATAAAGCCATTTGTTTTGCTGAGTTTGAATAAAGCGAATAACTGAGAATGCCATCAATGTCCAGAAGAATACATCAAGGAAGCCTGGCATGAATAAAAAGAACAAACGCATATAACCATCAATCATAAAAGGAAGCCATCCCAGGAACAATGCAAAAACTCTTCCACCTAAAGAAAGAATGATCCTCCCAACCAACAGGAACGTTAAAGCGCCAAATAATGCGGGCCATATTCTTATCCAGAACATGCTAGCACCAAAAAAATTTGTGATCCATGCAAATACACTTAGCATTGGAGGTATTTCCATATAGCCCCAATCCATATGATTTGCTTCTGCAAGGTATAAGTATTCGTCACGATGCGGTTGGTAAAAACTATTTTGCAGAAAAAAGGGAGCTATAAGTTTAATAATAGCCAGTATGAAAAGAAAATTCCTTGTAGACCTGGTTGATTGCATAAGTTCAAGATAATTATTTTCAGGGTATTTAATAAATTACAGTATGCAATACAGAAAATTCGGCAATACAGATTTACTGATAAGTGAAATTGGCTTTGGCGCCTGGGCTATCGGTGGCGGTGCTATGATTGGCAATACAGCTATTGGCTGGGGTGATGCAGATGATGCTACTTCAGTAAAAGCAATTCATGCAGCATTGGATGCTGGCATTAATTTTTTTGATACAGCCGATATTTATGGCCTGGGTCATTCAGAAAACTTATTGGGTAAAACAATTGGTCATAAAAGCGATATTATCATCGCAACAAAAGCTGGTAATGTTTCAAGAAATGAGCAATTCACAGTTGACTATTCAAAAGAGTATATTCTGAAGGCTTGTGACGCTTCATTAAAAAGATTGAAACGGGGCGTAATTGATTATTACCAGTTGCATTCTGCCCGGATGCAGCATTTGCAAAATGGCGAGTGTATCGAAGCAATGCAGCAATTACAGCAAGAGGGAAAGATCAGGTATTGGGGTATTTCATTAAACACATTTGATCCATTACCTGAAGCTGAATATTTTCTTGGACATAAAATCGGGAACGGGTTTCAACTGGTGTTGAATTTGCTTAATCAAAAAACATTGCCATTGCTTAAGCAATCTGCAGAAAACGGCTATGGAGCAATCGTTAGAATGGCTTTGCAGTTTGGATTACTAACAGGTAAGTTTGATAAGGCAGCAGCGTTTTCTGCTAATGATCATCGGAAGAATCGTTTAACGAGAGAAGTAATTGACACATCCAATTCAGCATTGGGGCCTGTTTGGCAATTATGCAAAAAATACAATTGCAGTAAAACAGAACTGGCGTTGAGTTATATACTCAGCTATCCTGCGGTGTCAACTATTATTGCAGGGATAAGAACTCCTGAACAAGTAAAACTCAATACAAGTGGTTTATTACAACTTGATGAAGCGGATATGAAAATGATTGAAGAGTTAGGACGAGCTGATTTCATTAGAGTAATGAATCTAATTCAGCAACAAGGTTAACCAAAAGCAGCTAATGCTTTTTTAATCCGATTGATAGTTTCGTCTTTGCCGATAATTTCTGCAATATCAAATACACCTGGGCCAAATTTTCCGCCCACAAGCATAATGCGAAGGGGTAATAATACCTCACCTGGTTTAATTGCATTTACAGAGGCGATCTCTTTAAAATTATTTTCAAGTGTTACAGCAGACCAGTCGTTGTTTAGTTCATAATTACGGATGACTTCAGCGAAGAAAAGTTGTTTGGCTTCATTCCATTTAGGTTTAACTGCATCAACATCCCATTTCTCCGGTGATTTAAAAAAGAAATACGACTGGTCATAAAAATCAGTGAGCAATGTGCAGCGGTCTTTTACCAATGCAATCACTTTAGATAAAACAAGATCGTCAATATCGTTAATGCCTTTATCTGCAAAAAGATTTCTGACTCCCGGCGTCAAACTCCCGACTCCCAACTTCTTCAGCCATTCATGATTGAACCATTTTGCTTTTTCGTAATCAAATTTTGCTCCGCCACTATGTACTCTTTCAATCGAGAATTTTTTAATCAACTCTTCTTTGGTAAAAATTTCCTGCTCGCTGCCATCATTCCATCCAAGCAATGCAAGAAAATTTATAAAAGCTTCGGGTAAAAATCCTTTTTCCTTAAAGCCCTCCGTGAGTTCATTTGTTTTGGGGTCGGTCCAGCTCATAGCAAAAACAGGAAATCCATATTTTGAGCCATCACGTTTACTGAGTTTTCCATTTGGACCCAGGATCAATGGAAGGTGAGCCCACTGCGGCATCTCATCTAAACCGAATAAATATTTCCAAAGTAAAATGTGAACAGGGGCACTCGATAGCCATTCTTCTCCGCGGAATGCATGTGTTATTTTCATTAAATGATCATCCACCACCACAGCCAGGTGATAGGTAGGCATGCCATCAGCTTTCAATAAAACCTTATCGTCAACAAGAGATGTATCAAAACTTACTTCACCACGGATCATATCAGTAAATAACACTGTTTCATGCTCGGGCATTTTAATACGAATAACATGACGGATGTTTGAATCAAGTAAGTTTTTTACTTCATCAGACGACAGCGTAAGAGAGTTCCGCATTTTCATACGTATGCTCTGATCATACTGAGGTGAAGGATTTTGATCGGTTTTAAGATCCTGCCGCATCTTCTCCAATTCTTCAGGTGTGTCGAATGCATAATAAGCATGACCGTCTTTCACCAATTGCTCTGCATATTTTCTGTATGATTCTTTTCTTTCGCTTTGCCTGTAGGGTCCATAGTTTCCTCCATGCTTGGAGCTTTCATCTGGCACAAGCCCCGCCCATTCAAGGCAATTGAAAATATATTCTTCAGCGCCGGCTACATAGCGGCTTTGGTCAGTGTCTTCAATCCTTAAAATAAAATCACCACCCATGTTTTTTGCAAACAAGTAATTATATAATACTGTTCTTACCCCGCCCAGGTGCAGGCCACCGGTAGGTGAGGGGGCAAAACGAACACGAACTTTCTTTGACATGCGGCAAAGATAACCGCTAGACATGGCCTCCCCAACCGGTTTGATTATATTTGCTGTGATGACTTTTGTAACACCGCATTACGATAAACCAAAGAAGAATTCATTCATCCGGTATTTTCAACGTGATCATTTTTTTATTAAAACCCCCTGGTGGTTAAAGAAGTTATATCCCGGCTACGTGTGGGATATTAAAGCGACAGGAAAAAATTTATACCTGAGTTTTGATGATGGTCCTCACCCAACGATAACCCCATTTGTTTTAAAATGCTTGTCGGACTACAATGCCAAAGCAACATTTTTCTGCATTGGGCAAAACGTGCAGAAATACCCGGATGTGTACAAGCAAATAATTGAAGGTGGGCATTCAACCGGAAACCATACAAACCGGCATTTGAACGGCTGGAAAACACCCGATGGGGAATACCTCCAGGATATTCGTGAGGCATCAGCTGGTATCAGTTCAAATCTATTCCGGCCACCCTACGGCCGGATCAGGAAATCCCAGGTTCAGTTATTCAAACTGCAGTACCCTGAAATGAAAATCATCATGTGGAATATTCTTACCGGCGATTGGGCAGAAGATTTGAAACCGGAAAAATGTTTTGAACAAATAAAATCAAAAATCACGGCGGGTGATATCATTGTTTTTCATGATACCGATAAAGCCTTTGCCCGGCTTGAGTTTGCTTTGCCACGGGTGCTTGAGCACTTCACAAATCAAGGTTATAAGTTTGAAAGAATAGTTGTTTAAACGCAACTTTATAGTAGCTATATTGAAGAAAAAAATACTGGAATTGGTATAAATAGTTAGGGCCTGGGTAGAAACCCTGGCCCGTTTTTAATCCGTACCCTATGAAAACTGGTTTAAAGGTAAAATATTTTTTGAATTACCGCAATATAATTTCACGGCTATGACCGTCTACGGTAATCGTAGCCCTGTTATCGCAGGTCCCATCTCCAAAATTCAGAATTCCTTCCCAACGGGTAGTGTTGGAAACGTTTACTCTTCTTATTCTTACCTTACCTCTGACGATCCAGCGGCAATTAAATCTTTTAATGAGAGGTTCAATTATTTCAGCATTCCAGGCAACAATGATTTCGTGTCTCCTGGTGTGGCCATTGCCAAAACCTTCTACTTTCAATACCCAATCTCTTACGTTGGTAGCAGATATCCCTTCGATCTGGGTGATAGTATTGGTGCGGTTCCATTCTGTAAAGTCACCATTTGGCAGCGTTAGCTTTCCGCCAATCACTTCAACCTTCCATTTTTTAGCCAGTGCATTCACTTCGGCGATATTGGTGATCTTATGTGTGCCCTCCACTTTTACAGAGTCAACATAGAAACCATCGAATGTAGTAGTGGCTACAGCACCCGGTATAGTAAGGCGGTTGGTATAAACGATAATGATCTTTCCCCTTCTATTCCTGCCGTCACGGGTTGATGTGCAACCTGTACCAAAATCAAGCACAATTCTTTTAGGGAAAAGGGCAGGAGGACTCACTAAAGTAATTGTGACATCAGGGCATGCTGTGATACGTGCCGTCGCATCACCACCTTCTGTATTTGTTGCCATGGTACGGCCGAAAATTCCGGTCCCGCCTAAAGCAACATCTGGACTTACACCCATTACATCATCAAACACGTCGCTGAACATTGCTTCAGCTTCGCCATCTGATTCAGAACTTGCAACAGAGGCGGCTTCTTCCTGTTCAGGAGTTCCTTCACCGCTATTTTCTTTGTTACAGGCAATAAATGTAAAAGTGAGGGTCAAAATTGCGAGTACGGAAATTTGTAATACTTTAAACTTGAGTTTCATACACTTGGTTTTTTTAGGTAGTTAAACTTGTTACGACAACGGTTTTGGAAGGGGTTTATTGACTGAAGTTTAACGGTTTCTTAGATTTTTTCGCCAGATTTGCCTTCAAACCTATAAAAGAACATGCAGATTACCGATACCCATTCGCATATTTACCTTGACGAGTTTGCAACCGACAGGGCAGAAATGCTTTTGAGGGCTGAGAAGGAAGGAGTTAGGAAAATATTGATGCCCGCCATCGACTCTCAAACCCATGAGCAAATGCTGGCTTTGGAAAAACTTAATCCTGCTCAATGTTTTGCTATGATGGGACTGCACCCATGCTCAGTAAAGGAGAACTTCAAAAATGAATTGGCAATTGTAAAAAAATACCTGTCAGAAAGGAATTTTAAAGCAGTTGGTGAAATCGGGTTGGATTTTTACTGGGATAAGACTTTTGTAAATGAACAGATAGAGGCATTCCAGCAGCAAATAAACCTGGCTCTGAATTCCGATCTACCGATAGTCATTCATTCCCGGGAGTCGATTGATCAATGTATTGAAGTGGTCAAAAAGATGCAAAACGGAAAACTCAAAGGAGTGTTTCATTGCTTTTCTGGAAACATTGAGCAGGCGAATGAAATAACCGGGCTTGGGTTTTACCTCGGTATTGGCGGCGTGTTAACTTATAAAAAATCGGGGCTGGATAAAGTGCTTGAGCAAATTGATATGAAGCATATCGTACTGGAAACAGATGCGCCTTACTTAACTCCTGTTCCTTTTCGGGGTAAAAGAAATGAGCCTGCTTATATAAAATATGTTGCAGAAAAACTGGCTGAAGTAAAAAATATAAGCCTTGAAGAAGTGGCGGCGATTACAACTGCGAATGCTGAAATATTGTTTGGGAAGCTTTGATACTACTTCAATAAGAATTCTTTTAGCAAATTATAATCAGCATCAATCTTAGTTGATACTTTTTCCTTATCTATAATTTCT
This window contains:
- a CDS encoding TatD family deoxyribonuclease; amino-acid sequence: MQITDTHSHIYLDEFATDRAEMLLRAEKEGVRKILMPAIDSQTHEQMLALEKLNPAQCFAMMGLHPCSVKENFKNELAIVKKYLSERNFKAVGEIGLDFYWDKTFVNEQIEAFQQQINLALNSDLPIVIHSRESIDQCIEVVKKMQNGKLKGVFHCFSGNIEQANEITGLGFYLGIGGVLTYKKSGLDKVLEQIDMKHIVLETDAPYLTPVPFRGKRNEPAYIKYVAEKLAEVKNISLEEVAAITTANAEILFGKL
- a CDS encoding polysaccharide deacetylase family protein encodes the protein MTFVTPHYDKPKKNSFIRYFQRDHFFIKTPWWLKKLYPGYVWDIKATGKNLYLSFDDGPHPTITPFVLKCLSDYNAKATFFCIGQNVQKYPDVYKQIIEGGHSTGNHTNRHLNGWKTPDGEYLQDIREASAGISSNLFRPPYGRIRKSQVQLFKLQYPEMKIIMWNILTGDWAEDLKPEKCFEQIKSKITAGDIIVFHDTDKAFARLEFALPRVLEHFTNQGYKFERIVV
- a CDS encoding cobalamin B12-binding domain-containing protein, whose product is MKRPIRVLVAKVGLDGHDRGAKVIATALRDAGMEVIYTGLRQTPEMVVNAALQEDVDAIGISILSGAHMTVFPKVIDVMKEKGMDDVLLTGGGIIPEDDMKKLNEMGVGKLFAPGTPTSEIASYISNWVKEHRSF
- a CDS encoding aldo/keto reductase gives rise to the protein MQYRKFGNTDLLISEIGFGAWAIGGGAMIGNTAIGWGDADDATSVKAIHAALDAGINFFDTADIYGLGHSENLLGKTIGHKSDIIIATKAGNVSRNEQFTVDYSKEYILKACDASLKRLKRGVIDYYQLHSARMQHLQNGECIEAMQQLQQEGKIRYWGISLNTFDPLPEAEYFLGHKIGNGFQLVLNLLNQKTLPLLKQSAENGYGAIVRMALQFGLLTGKFDKAAAFSANDHRKNRLTREVIDTSNSALGPVWQLCKKYNCSKTELALSYILSYPAVSTIIAGIRTPEQVKLNTSGLLQLDEADMKMIEELGRADFIRVMNLIQQQG
- a CDS encoding circularly permuted type 2 ATP-grasp protein, with protein sequence MKDNSLLQSYHVQPKVWDEMFAAAGIRTPYKNFVKAIEDLSAEEMTHKDELAKKLFMSQGITFTVYSSGEGIEKIFPFDIIPRIIEAAEWEHIDKGIKQRLKALNIFLKDIYHHQFIIKDGIIPAKLIYSCPNFVRQMVNVPVPFDIYTHISGIDLIRDHDGTYYVLEDNLRTPSGVSYMLENRSITYRIFPDLLPKNHVRSVKDYPDLLLKNLMALANRQTSNPTVVLLSPGIYNSAYFEHTTLARLMGIELVEGNDLVVDDHRVYMKTTTGLKQVDVIYRRVDDEFIDPLVFRADSMLGVPGIYGAYRKGNVAIVNAMGNGVADDKAVYVYVPAMIRYYLNEEPILKNVPTYQLGIPENRKLVFDNMNNMVIKRTNESGGYGMLIGNAATEEQMDEFKKAIEDEPRGFIAQPIISLSSSPCYINGVLQPRRVDLRPYALYGPDGIDIVPGGLTRVALKEGSLVVNSSQGGGSKDTWVLSK
- a CDS encoding glycosyltransferase family 39 protein, giving the protein MQSTRSTRNFLFILAIIKLIAPFFLQNSFYQPHRDEYLYLAEANHMDWGYMEIPPMLSVFAWITNFFGASMFWIRIWPALFGALTFLLVGRIILSLGGRVFALFLGWLPFMIDGYMRLFFLFMPGFLDVFFWTLMAFSVIRFIQTQQNKWLYVFGIAVGLGMMSKYSVAFYTLSILAGVLFTRQRKIFLNKHFYFACLIGLLIFLPNIWWQYNHRFPVINHMNELQEEQLKYNSALGFITSQFMMNLPCVFIWIAGLIFVIFKGQGKQFRFIAWTYLFVITLLIVLRGKDYYALGAYPVLFAFGAYQLEKATEIRLRWTRFAMVILPLALGLFAMPLIMPLAKPETLANYYKKTGLSKTGSFKWEDQDMHPLPQDFADMMGWKEMALKAGAVYNSLPQDQKMKTLVYGDGYFSAGALNYYREEAKLPEVYSDNASFLLWMPDKYDIKNLILVAHEIPDKDDIVFQQFEKMTIKDSINMPLFRENGMRIFLYENGNDSLNSIITKGVAELKSKFMR
- a CDS encoding glutamate--tRNA ligase, translating into MSKKVRVRFAPSPTGGLHLGGVRTVLYNYLFAKNMGGDFILRIEDTDQSRYVAGAEEYIFNCLEWAGLVPDESSKHGGNYGPYRQSERKESYRKYAEQLVKDGHAYYAFDTPEELEKMRQDLKTDQNPSPQYDQSIRMKMRNSLTLSSDEVKNLLDSNIRHVIRIKMPEHETVLFTDMIRGEVSFDTSLVDDKVLLKADGMPTYHLAVVVDDHLMKITHAFRGEEWLSSAPVHILLWKYLFGLDEMPQWAHLPLILGPNGKLSKRDGSKYGFPVFAMSWTDPKTNELTEGFKEKGFLPEAFINFLALLGWNDGSEQEIFTKEELIKKFSIERVHSGGAKFDYEKAKWFNHEWLKKLGVGSLTPGVRNLFADKGINDIDDLVLSKVIALVKDRCTLLTDFYDQSYFFFKSPEKWDVDAVKPKWNEAKQLFFAEVIRNYELNNDWSAVTLENNFKEIASVNAIKPGEVLLPLRIMLVGGKFGPGVFDIAEIIGKDETINRIKKALAAFG